From the Glycine max cultivar Williams 82 chromosome 11, Glycine_max_v4.0, whole genome shotgun sequence genome, the window TAAGCCCGTTGTGCTGAAAAAAACGAGGGAAAAAATTGCAAATGAATGGTAGACATGATAACATCATATAGCATAGGTGCTAACTATTACTGAACATAACAATGCAATGCCGTGAATATCCGCACATCTTTGTTTGGGCCCAACTTGAAACTTCGCCGCTCCCTTACGTTATTGTGCAAGGCGAGGCCACCCTGTCACAACtttgttatttacaaatttcaaCGAGGAGCAACTTTTGTCTATGTTCTATTCTATGCTACtatatattaaacttttaaacAGTCCCAATATTCATTCATTCTTTCCATAACCGAACCTTTGCTATTGTCTGCCATGGGAGAAGAAGTGTCCTACAAAACCGAACCAGAGTCAGAGCTACACTCTGTTCCCCAAGAGCATAATTCCTCTGCTCAGGAAAAAGAATTGGAGAAACCTGAACCTCCAAACGACAAGGTCACTCCTCCTTCTCCAGTTGCTGCTCAAGGTGAGTCTCTCACTCCTTTTTTCAGATCAAAGTTGATCTTGCAAgggaaattaaaatatgaatgtttTAGTAAACTTGACAAAATGAGATATAGTagtgaagaaagaagagaagggaGAAGTGATGAGTTCGAATTccgaataacaaaaattaataatattaacaacaaatatttatcgataaaaaaaatcatgcatgactttttcttttctggttATTCAAATTGTAAAGAACAGCATCTTGCTAATGTTTTCATAAACTCTATTTGGTGATTATCAGGTatattgaaaatcaaaattgacGATCATGAAAATTTCTCTTTTGTCTCTTTTCTTTCTGGCCTTTTCTCTTTATACGTGTTTGATTCCTAGTTAGTAAAAGTTTGGAAAATAATTGCTTTGATTCAGAAATCGTATTTGCATATACTTCTTTTCATGTTTAGTAGTTTTTCATTGCATGTTATATATTTCTTTGTTATTCGAAACCAAATTCTTCAGTCATCACTTATGTTTATAAAACAGAGGTTCCTctgtttcttttcatttataactttgattttatttggtttgattttttttcttcctcttttggtACATGTTTGAGCATGTTTATACTTTCTGCTTTTGGTTGCCACATAAGCTTTTTTTCCCCCTCGGAATTAACTTCAAGGTTTCTTTGGCGTTTCCAATCCTACGATAAAGGCTGTTAATTATTGCTTTCAAGGGATCGTAactctatttatctttttagagTATTCTAAAGTCTGAAGttggaaaattaaaaagaacttAAAGGCTAATTTATGTATCGgcatattttctatttccttCGATAGTTGGGATTTATGTATTGACATATTCTATTTCCTCTGATGGTTGGGATTAGCTAATGTAACATTTCTGGTTGACTTTTTCAAACAGCACATATTTACTTCGTCTATTTTTCGGCCagcttgtttaaatttaaatttagtaattttaaaataaatccttATTTAATAAGCAGATATAGTTTgtttctcaaaataaataaatgcataattattttatgcaaaaaaCAGTTTAAACAAACagataagaaaaatacaaaactgcttattttattaaaataaacattttaaaaaaaaatttaaacaaattcatcCTCATAGCTTTTATTATATTCTATGATATGTGTAtggtaatttaaataattagattaaaccataaaactaatatatatagatctttTAAACAACGTGAATGAATTCGACTGATATTTTAGGCAATATAATTGCTACACTTACCTAAATGGAGAATATTTTGCATTAGGCACGCAAGAATTTGTATACTCTATGCTACTTCTATTcactttctctttcattttttcataGAGGTTGCAGATCATGCTAGTAAAAAGGATACAGAGGAGTCAGTCGACAAAGGTCATTCTCTGATAAATAAGTTAAAGTTATTGAAAGTTCAAGAGAAACGTAACATTTTCCATATTGTTTTACCAGATGCTATGCTTGCAAAAGTTTTAACGGAGAAAAGATTGGCTTTAATCAAAGCATgggaagaaagtgaaaagacaAAAGCAGAGAACAGGCAAGTGCTCATATGATAGTTTGTTAAATACCCTAGGAATATAAACCATTTCTGTTTTACAGATTTACTTTCCGGATCTACACTTGACAACTCCATTTTTAAGTATGATAAATCTTGATGTATCTAACATAACACTGCTTGTTGCTAATCCAAGTCAAAGATTAAAGACTCTTTTATCGACTAATGAAAGATCCAACTGTTTTAATTCTCataccaatttgaaagaaaaagaaattttatattaatgattgTGTATTTATCATCACTAATTATAGGGTAAAGCTTAGGCCTAAGAAAGGAAACATAGAAATAACAGTAATAGGAAAacagatatctcatgattctcttacaTATATCCCATGATATTCTCAAGTACTTTTTGACCTCCAAAAATATCTATGATATTCATTCATTAGGAAttgtaaagattaaagattctttctttttgctcATTATTCAGAAACATGTTTCTCAAGAAAATGTTGGTTTACCATTTTGACATGTAGTTTGAAGTTATTTAGTTCCATTGTTAATTGCAATTCTTTGTCATTGAGAAGGGCGCCCACAAATAAGTTAATTCTGGGGGTATCTCTCTTTAAATTTATGGAATTATTTAACTTCAAGTCTTCTCACATGTTGGAAAGAAGTAACATGGTTCTCTGTTAGTTTAGTGCCTTGTGAGATTTCTTTGGTATTTACATGACTTTGAAGTGTGGAATGGACCTCACAAGATGAAACTGTTAACTATAATGTATACATGAAAACTTTCCCATTTAGTTGGCTGTAATTTTGATCAAGATACCTAGGTTTTAGTCTTGTACGAGTGTCAATATTAGATGCTGGTTAAAATCTCCAATTAcgttttacattatcaatactGAAAACTGAGTTTGATGAAAGTGAAATTGCCACACAGGGCATACAAGAAGCACTCTGCTGTTGGATTGTGGGAGGATAGCAAGAAAGCATCCGTAGAGGCACAACTCAAGAAAATTGAGGTGATTAACTATTAAACTCGAAGGTTTTCTGCGTGAACACTGTGATTGTTAGCTAGCCATGACAATTGGCAAGAGAATTGGATCTTCTTTGTGTCACCAGACTTATGTTCAATTAATGCATCAATATGATTGGTTTTATAAATTAGCTGTATGTtactttaaaaaagaaattcttTTATCAGGAAAGCATGGAAAAAAAGAAGGCCGAATATgttgaaaaaatgaagaataaaatTGCTGAAATCCACCGGTTAGCAGAAGAGAAAAAAGCAATTGTTGAGGCTCAGAAAAGGGAAGAATTTATCGACCTAGAGGAGACTGCTTCAAAGTTTCGTAGCCGTGGAGATGTGCCAAGGAAATTTTTTGCATGCTTTGGTGGCTAAGCTTTTACATGAATATCGGGGACCAAATTCTCGCTGGATTTGTTATATGTTGTTACatatacatttaaattttgCTTGGTGTGTTGTTTTTTCCTATATGCTATTTGAATCAAATCTCAACAGTTGATTTGAAGTGCACAAATTTCTGTATAAATAAGTGAAGAAATTTTGTCTACATACTTATAATTGTTCTATATtgactattaaaaaaatgactagcaacatattttttaacatattcttttaagcacattttaattttttgtttgataataTGTTGTTAACACTTCTCATTACTATAACTATTCTCTTGCCTTCCAAactttatctttaaataattgcatttatttaatcatataactatttttaaaattttattttttatttctttcctagGAGCTTCACTTGTGTCGTTGCATGATTTCTTTAAGGACACTTCAATTCCATTACTTTCACTCAAGTTCCCCATTGATTGAGTGAGTGGTGGCTTTTTGTTAGAGACATTCCCGCAGAAAGCGCTTTGTATTTCATAATCCATGATAGAAGGAGAAGGAACATGCTTTTGTTCTTTGGGGACATGTTGATATCTTGATGAAGGGAAATTATACGCCCGTGACTTCAAATGTTACTTCATTTTTTAGAATGTTTCCTGTCCCATTGCATGGATAATTGGAAAGTTTAGTTCATACCATATTTGGACTGTTGTCAATCTCTGAACATCCTCAATTTGGTTCACTAATAACTAATAAACTTTACTGAAGTAAATTCCACTCCACTCTCTTGATGTTTCCTTAAAAGACAGTGTCACCCTAAACTTGTTCCGAAAATACACTTCACTCTTCGATCAAcgaaaaatgaaagtatactTCTCTCCATTTGGCTTAGTGACAGAGAACACTGGTAGAACACTCCAGGTTTTCATTGGTCCAAACTctctataataaataaacagaTTTTATGGCATACATACTAGTGCATTTCTTACCAATTCGTAAGCGAAGCACTTAAGCGCGCACCACTGCAAGTCTGCAATACCTTTTCATTTTTAGCCATTTAAGAAAACATATATACCGCAATTAACAGCTGCAATTAATCCTCCTAAACTACTGCAGTATTAACTATTAAGCATGAGTTACGCAACTGAACGAGAGTCTGAATGAAGAGATGGAAACTACTTGCAAACGATTTGAAGGACGAGGCTTTTGTAAAGGACCAAGTCCAATGGTTTGAGAAGTGACGTAGTTGGCTAGAACAATGACTGTAGTTGCTGAAATAgttgataataattgatatatttgaCGGGGGAAAAGTGCTGGAGCAAATGAAACAGCTGCTTAAAACGaaaatttcttataaaatgGTAAAGTATCACTTTTGCTACATAATAGATCATTTTTGTGTACTAAAAGGTGAAAATGAGTCAAACTTCAGGGATGCAATATGCATTTGACtctttatatgtatataaaaagtAGCAATAGGTCATAACATTCTATTTGAGCAATAAACCCCAAATGATGAAcctcataaatatttttgactCAGCAAATTGATCGTGTGTTTGCTAACATTGACATGGTTCTCCATCTGCCCTTTTTGTTTAGTCTTTAGTTTAGAAAAACCATCTGAAGATGGACTCGGGCCATCCTTCCCATTTTGCTTTAGAATCGTGTAGAAGCCTAGATATAACGAATGACCTGAATTTGCAATGGCCACCGTTACCATCCAATTGGGTACCCATCCAAAACCAGAAGCAGTATGCTAATACAATAAAAAGGCCATATCCATCTGAACGATGAAGACTTTCTAACCACATGCTTTATGTCAACAAATGAGCTATGTGAATTCATTCACCAATTGCCACGAGTTCCTTAAGTCAGGAATTGTTTACTTTAAGTTCTGAAAAAGCTCCGGAAGATGGGCATTAGTCAGCTTGGTCCTCTTAGTgatttcattcttcttcttcttaggtTTAGGCTTGGATGAAATGCCTTCCATTTGCGCTGCACTCCTCCTCTTTGCAGTGTTGGTAGCAGGTttcattccatttttttgtAGATCCCTCTCTATGTCAATCATATCACGAGGCAATTCAATCCCCCGAAAAAGCTGTTTTAGGTCATCATCCACCTTAATGGGAACTTTAGGATCATTTGGGTAGGCAATGTCCTCCTGTGAGTCAAAGTTGGATAACAGCCAAATCTCCCTTGCAGCTTTCAAAGCCtagaaatcaataaatttataaggTCTTCTTCCAAGAGAAACCaattattaaactaaattttgacTCTTCACTACCTCGAAAAATAATCACCTCTCACCACAACAAGTCATCTGAGCATTAGATGTTGCAGATCAAATTTGTTAAGTAGTTCTATTCTTTAgcatatttcaataaaaacatactaAAACAGTTTACTCTTGTATTAACATCTCAGTATCATGCAAACCTCTATGCAGAGATACAAAGAGAATGATCtttcaaaaacaacaacaaaacaaagaagGCAAGTGAAGAAAACAGAAAGACTAAAAACTGCGAAAGTGCTAACTGTGAACCATATTTGAACACTCTATCTTTCAACCATTCCATTACTTTCAAATTAAGATACATAAATTTGAAGTATGAAAAGTAGACACAACCTTTGAACATATTTTGGTCTCTTAAAGTTATATTGACCTAGCATAACTTCATGTAAATTTTAAGGTTTGTGTAAATTAGAAAGAACAATACTTTGAATAACTGCATGAAAAATCCAAAACTTTcaagtataaattttaaaataaatgaagaaacaaaTAAGATAAACTATTTAGAATGTCCTTGAAAGCACGAATAAAGGGTGCTATATACACTTGGACTTGCACCCTTTCTTGAAAGAGCCAAGATCACATGTAGGCATAACtagtttttaaactaatttttatttatactgttttttttttgtcccctGAAACATTTGATTCTTATATCCATCCCTGGTATTGCCAAATAACATTTGATTAGTTGAGCTTCTGTCACAGGTATAGTGATTAGTGATTTTAGCACACATGATACTTCCAAAAATTCACCATGCACAGGAAGAAATCAAATCTGCAAGATATCAATAGTTACTCAATGAGCCGAAGGCAATACCGGAGATTGGGAGTTGAACAATGAACATACATCTATAATCAAAATTCCACCAATGTTACTgaaaaatgaatgcaaagaaATCTTTTCACGCAAAAGAATTAACTGACAAAAACAATTTACCTGCAAGTCTTCCATCACAGTTGGGTAAGAATCTTTTAGGTCAACAACAGCAATGCCCTCTGGAAACTTACGTACCAGGAAAAGCAGCTGATTTTTGTCCCTAACGTCATGCTTCGACTATAGACCAAAAGCAATGCCAAAGTCACAAACCAAACTAGGAGCATAAAAATGAACACATGAAGGTGTACGTACAGTACACATATGCCTCCATAAAAGGTTACCTTGTAAGAGAATCTTTCCCCATCATATTTTACTTTTGGGTTTTTCCTCATACTCTCAAAAACATCTTTATTAGCTCTCATGTCCACGTAACATGCTTCATTTATTTGCTCTATCGTTAAAGCCTTTCGGGTCTGTAAAGCAAACACTAAGCATCAATACACTCACTAGCCACAATTCAGAATGATCGTCAGGAACAAAATTACTTATAGAAGGCCCAAAGCGAAGCATATATTATGTACATCATGTTTTTCCTAATCAGcaacataatattaaaactaagccttttttttttcttttatggaaACCACATTTATCTTTCCCCAGAGGTTCTGAGTATAACCAAGCTATATACTCATCACTCAAACTTGAGACTACTGATTAAGTTAGAACATCTTCATACCAATTGATCCATGCCCTCGACATTACAATAACTCAATAAGCATTCGTAAACCATAACACAAGGATTGGTGATAATATATAAACCATAATAAATAAAGCATAACACaagaattattatattatatatacctcAAATAGGAGATCAATAACACGCTTCATCTGAGCCCCAACAGGGGCTTTGCGTATGCTATTAACATGCTGAAGTCTTTCAGTATCGTTAGAGAATTTGATGGGAGCTGGAGTTCTTCCATATTGTGAAGCAGAGGCACTCTTCTCTGGCTGCCTCTTAAACCTGTTTTGCTTTTCCTGAAACGCCAtctgatatatataaaaataaataaaaatcgcAGCACAAGGTTTTACTCTGAGATTTGCAAATCGATCAACACcgctaatattttgttttatctatTATTCTTTTCCTATTATTTGGGGAAAATGCATAATCCAATATATTATCTCATTGTTCCTCGATCCAAATTGGAAAAGGGATCGAAGAGATGGTTTTGAATTTggtaaagtaaaaaaggaagattgAACAGATGCAGCAATCGCAGCGAAATGGAATTGGATGTTGTGAGGGAGAAAGAGGAGATGACCGTGACAGACAGAATAAATCTCTCCAGAAAAGTGAAACAACGCGGACACACAAACAAGACtactttttatttcattttcggCACATGCGTCTGCGTACGCACCGTCATACCCCTAAATacggtttgttttttttttaaaaaaaaagcaaagtatttttttctatttttgtaaaaaggtgGGCCAAGAGCCCATTGAaggtttttatattaaattaaggcttattaaatatgttttagtcAAGTTGCTATTTTTAATCTGCTTTGTTACTAATGCCCTGAGAGAGTGTATTAGTAATAAAAGAGAGTAAAAATAGTAACTTCCAAAAAAATTACTCCCTAATGGTAATAGAGCCCAGGTACACCTGTTGGCGGCACAAAGAGGCTATTCACATTGGCACGAACCAACCCTGAAGTTGTTGTAACAGTTGGATCAAAACAATTCgtttttgtttaagaaaaaaaatagaaaagaacatTTTTGACAGTACGAGTGATACTAAATATTTTAGAGTCACTGTAGATGTACCTTTTTTTATCGTCTAAATTAGTTAATCTCTTTGACACTCAATAATGAATTGTTGACGAGCATTCTCCGATCCGAGACACTCAACTCTCAAGTCTGAAGATACTCGCTACTCAGAGTTGAATTGTTGACGAGCATTCTCCGATCCAGAATCGATGGATTTGGGTAACTAATTACTTGCTTCCAGCGACctgattttgaattttcatttagCATTCGATTTTGTTCTCTGGTTCTTCTCAGCAGAATGAAAATCTTCTTCTCTTACTTGCTCGCTATAGCATCATGGTATGATACATCATACATGTTCTTAAGTTGTAatgaattttcaaatatatatatagagagaggggTTAAGTATAGTTATAGAAACTGCTTACTCTTAGGtatgggagagagagagagagaacgaaACATAGTTACAGAAACTGCTTACTCTCTTGCTGCTATGGATAAAGACGTATTTTATGAGCTgagatgaaaaacaaataacatgGATCTTATGATTGTACGATCTGGATGAGGAGCTCAACCTCCACGATCAGCATCCTCTTAATGTTTTGGTTATTTTGTGTTTTGTGGTTAATGCCTAGTAATAATTTGTTTTGAGCAGTGTTTTGTAGAGATAAAGTGCATCAGATGAACAAAAACTTGTTTTTACTAATGTAATTGTTGTGTCTGGCTctattatctattttatttctcattGTCTCTACTTGTGGCCACTCTCGacttgtgcaattttttttatttaatcttgcATTTGGTGGGGAATCTGTTTCGAACACTGCTCTCTGTATTGTATGTGAAATTACTTTCTGAACAAAATAGTAGGGAACATTGGACAATGATATAAACATATTAAGGTATCTGTTTCATAACCTCATCTATTTAATGTGTCTCTATGTTCAGATGCCACTTGATTGTATTTTATCCAATCTTCCTTCTCTACTGCTTTTTAGTAATATGACAGCCTTTTTCGTTTCAGAAAATGTAATACTGGATGGTAACTACTATCTTGTATTGGAGGAAAAGTCACACCTTCCAATACATGTGCTGATATTGTGTCCTCCTTGGTAAAATGAACCAAGTTAGAGTAAATTTTTTAGGTTTTGTGTGATAATTGCTTAAGATACTTAATTTGTGAATGAATTTAGGGgcaattttctcatttttcttcttaattggAGTCTTGTTAACCTCAATTTAATCTAGTTGTATAAAGTTTTAACTTTTTAGTTAGTTATCTTAGTATTTCTAATCCCTTTTTGtagaaatggaggttgaagtTGGAAGGGAAATTTGGAGCAAAAGCTTCAAGTGTGCAAGGAAATGCATTAAAGATAGTTGCTAAGCCTGAATTTCAGGCTAAGCTAAAATTCAGACAGAGAGCAAAAGATTCAAGCCTGGCTAAGCAAGAACTGGTGGCTGAGGAAGAGTTCTGTTGTGTTCATTTGAGATCTGTGTACTTTGGCTAAGCCAAAGTTTATGGCTAAccactgattaaaaaaaaaattatggctaAGCGAAGATTATTGCCAAAAATGGAAAATTTTCTGATATATTTAAAGTGGATGTCTATTTAGTATACATTATCTCTCCATATTTTTCTCTTGTACGGAGGCATGAAGTTCCCACTATTCCTTTGGAGAGAAGTTTTTCCCTTGGCTCCTCCTCTCCATTTCTCTTCCAcctttcatgtattttggaGTTACTCATGGCTATGAGTAGCTAAGTTCCTCCATTGTTGGGGTTAGATGTAACCTTACTCAAACTCTCTTGTACCCcttggtatatatatattcagttgtttgtgtttaatgttagtattttgtttctttgtttaatGCTTGTTGTGGAATGGCCAAGCATGACATGATTTTAGGACATGACTGTTGTTGGAAAATGCCTTCATTGTCTAGAGCTGAAACAAAATACTCAATGAATTTGATGTCTAGGAATGGAGCTTAGTTCATTGGTTATCTTGTGTCACTAAGCTTAAAGCTAGTTCCTTTCTTAagttgttgagggatcaagacTTAATAAAGAAACTAAGACTCTTTTCATCTAAGGGATTAGAGCTAAGAAGGCATTTATTGACTGATTTTAACATTGAAATGCAAATGGAATATGTATTGCACGTTAAAGCTAGAAGAGAGTAGAGTTTGGTGAAGTTTAACTGCGGCAATACCTTTGTTATCGGTTAAATCTTCTATTTTcaactttgtttttattataaaaccaCAAAAAGATCATTTTAACCTTGCTTATGCACTTGTTCTGTTTTAATCTTTACAAAATCGACTAAAGTTAGTGTTTTTAGCGCTTTCTTGTGATATTCGTTAGCTTAAGTTGATATTTACATGAAAATTGCTAATATTGCGCAAGTCTCTAAGGAAACGATACTTGAATTTTCCATTTTACTACTTGTacaatttggtacacttgccaaagaGATAACATAGGAGAGGAAATAACTTGTAATAAATAATGGAAACAAAGAAGAAATTTTGGGCTTTGACAGCTGACACAAATTAGAAACTAAGCTGAAAGATTCTCTTAAATAACATCACCTTCCTTCTGAAAATGGGAAAACCCTGAGACGAGAAGTCTGAAGCAACCAATTGACATATCAGCAGCAGCACAATAGGCAATTCTAAACAGGTGAGTGcatagttttatatatttatttatttagtttttgaatgttgttttccTCATTTTAGCTAAATTATTATCACTTACCACTTGTTTGATGTTTGACAATTTTGGGCTGTAGAGAAATCAAATGAACACCCTGAATGGTTACCTGATGACTGGAATGTGGACTTCAGAACTCGAAAAAGTGGTGCAAATATGGGTCATGGGTATAAGGTGCTAGACAAAGCCTCTTTAAGTAATGATGTGAATATTACTGTTACAGAGCTtggcaattttaattaagccaTCTTCTATCTTTTTGTGTGTATGTTCTTGTTCTTCCATAAATGTCAGCTTGCTGTTAGTTAGGAGATAACCCTGCTTGCAATAGATGATTGCCAGTATAAATCTATAACCTGTATCACTCCTCAGGCATCCAAATTTGaaacacaaataaatatttCCGTACAAGCTTCTGTAGTGGAATTCTTGGAAATCTGAATCATGATATTAGCAGGCAGTCCAAGGGACCTTTAGCTAAATGCTCAATACTTCGGTTGTTCATGGCAGGAACATCACAGGGTCACCCACAAATATGTATAGAATATGTACTTGATTTGTAATTTCAAGTGTGGCTATTGGCATGTGGGTCGACTGTAATTTTTTCTCCTGATCTGTCTGGCTTTTGAACTGTTGTCTTGTATTGGTTTGAGCTGTTTTTTTTTAGACATATATTTCAAGactatattcaaaatatttataacagtTATGTTCATTGGTAAAACTGTAAAAACTATACTCTTCAGTTAATGTGAACATGTGATTCTGTACCTCCTGGTAGTTTATTTTCCCTTGATCTGTCGTTacagtattaaatattttgcaTATTAATGACATAACTGTAACATGGCTTTATCCTTTGTTTTGTACTTTCATTCTCCTctattattaactatttttaaaatggtaaagtaaaaattattattaaaatatctgGATGAGTGTGTTGTTATGTATTTGTTGGTTTCAGTTAATAATGCATCTTGTCGTACTTGTTGCAGTGTTACATTGCTCCAAGTGGACACAAATTCTACTCCAAACCAGAGGTGTTACGATATCTCGATACTGTAAACATAAACAGCAACAGCCACACTTCCAAGAAGGAAAAGATATGCAAAAGCAATGTTTGTGTCTCTATATCTCTCATCTCtagttttcttttcattcttcttttgttGTAAACTTTATTATCAAACTGGCagcttccattttttttcttgttgtcACTTGTCATCCATTATACTAGCAAGGTAACTAAGGATCGAGTAAAAAGATTATAAATGTATcacatcttttaaaaatattgttcatgaaattaattattggaTAAATTTCTATTGAGTTTATTGCATATAATTAGAACTTCGAACTTATGAGTTATCttgataaaattgtttttcaatATGCAGTTTTTATAGTATTGGAAATGTTATTTTAGGATACAGTTGAGAAGTCCACCATAGAGGATTTACCACCTGGTCAGATTAAAGAAGTCAAGATTAGGAAGGGCAGTAACGACAACAGGGTAGATCCAGTATTTTACcttttcaaaatattgttaatgaaattgattattgaatgaatttttatttagtcCATTGAATACTACTAGAACTTGGAAGTTATGAATTATCTTGATAAAATTGTTTTCCAACATGCAGTTTTTATAGTTTTGGAAATGTTATTTTAGGATGTGGTTGAGAAGTCTCCAGTGGAGGATTTACCACCTGGGTGGATAACAGAAGCCAAGGTTAGGAAGGGTGATACTGGCAATAGGAAAGATATGGTATgaaatttcatttatatttgaTAGATATATGCTTTGCTGCCACTCTCCACCTAAAAGGGGAACTTTCAATAGAGTTTGCTAATATACTCCTATTTGTGTTTTATAAAGAGTATGTTACCAAGTTATAActtgaatttcttaaaataatcctAGAAAACTAACGGGAGTATATTAGCACCCACTGAGACTAGTATACTTCTATTTGCTTTTAGATGGAGTATTTTGGGAAATTACAATTTGGACATGTTAAAATACTCCTAAAGGTGTAGCGTGCTAACATACTCCTAAAAAACAAGTGGGAGTATATTAACTGCCCCCTTTTGATacaattgaaatataaaaaaatggatttCTGTAAAatctagttttattttaattatatttctccTTTTGGGAGGTGGATAGCAAATCGTATTATCCAGTTTGGTTGTTTGGTTTATTACATCATAGTGTAATGTACTGCATTTGATAGTTTTCCAAATGTCTAGtacttgtatatatatatataattattatgattgtGTTATACTTGCAACAGTTTTATATAGATCCAGTGAGTGGATATGTATTTCGCTCCAAGAAGGATGCACTGCGCTATGTTA encodes:
- the LOC100305683 gene encoding uncharacterized protein isoform X2; its protein translation is MGEEVSYKTEPESELHSVPQEHNSSAQEKELEKPEPPNDKVTPPSPVAAQDHASKKDTEESVDKDAMLAKVLTEKRLALIKAWEESEKTKAENRAYKKHSAVGLWEDSKKASVEAQLKKIEESMEKKKAEYVEKMKNKIAEIHRLAEEKKAIVEAQKREEFIDLEETASKFRSRGDVPRKFFACFGG
- the LOC100305683 gene encoding uncharacterized protein LOC100305683 (The RefSeq protein has 1 substitution compared to this genomic sequence), translating into MGEEVSYKTEPESELHSVPQEHNSSAQEKELEKPEPPNDKVTPPSPVAAQEVADHASKKDTEESVDKDAMLAKVLTEKRLALIKAWEESEKTKAENRAYKKHSAVGLWEDSKKASVEAQLKKIEESMEKKKAEYVEKMKNKIAEIHRLAEEKKAIVEAQKREEFIDLEEAASKFRSRGDVPRKFFACFGG
- the LOC100305683 gene encoding uncharacterized protein isoform X1 — translated: MGEEVSYKTEPESELHSVPQEHNSSAQEKELEKPEPPNDKVTPPSPVAAQEVADHASKKDTEESVDKGHSLINKLKLLKVQEKRNIFHIVLPDAMLAKVLTEKRLALIKAWEESEKTKAENRAYKKHSAVGLWEDSKKASVEAQLKKIEESMEKKKAEYVEKMKNKIAEIHRLAEEKKAIVEAQKREEFIDLEETASKFRSRGDVPRKFFACFGG
- the LOC100788089 gene encoding uncharacterized protein LOC100788089, with the protein product MAFQEKQNRFKRQPEKSASASQYGRTPAPIKFSNDTERLQHVNSIRKAPVGAQMKRVIDLLFETRKALTIEQINEACYVDMRANKDVFESMRKNPKVKYDGERFSYKSKHDVRDKNQLLFLVRKFPEGIAVVDLKDSYPTVMEDLQALKAAREIWLLSNFDSQEDIAYPNDPKVPIKVDDDLKQLFRGIELPRDMIDIERDLQKNGMKPATNTAKRRSAAQMEGISSKPKPKKKKNEITKRTKLTNAHLPELFQNLK
- the LOC102669254 gene encoding methyl-CpG-binding domain-containing protein 13 isoform X2, with translation MGHGYKCYIAPSGHKFYSKPEVLRYLDTVNINSNSHTSKKEKICKSNDTVEKSTIEDLPPGQIKEVKIRKGSNDNRDVVEKSPVEDLPPGWITEAKVRKGDTGNRKDMFYIDPVSGYVFRSKKDALRYVKSGDISTCVLKPYKKLIQDEDKITVRILCLI
- the LOC102669254 gene encoding methyl-CpG-binding domain-containing protein 13 isoform X1, whose protein sequence is MGHGYKCYIAPSGHKFYSKPEVLRYLDTVNINSNSHTSKKEKICKSNDTVEKSTIEDLPPGQIKEVKIRKGSNDNRVDPDVVEKSPVEDLPPGWITEAKVRKGDTGNRKDMFYIDPVSGYVFRSKKDALRYVKSGDISTCVLKPYKKLIQDEDKITVRILCLI